A window of candidate division WOR-3 bacterium genomic DNA:
GACCATGATAAGGAAAATCTTACAGAGGCTTTTACTTATGCTACTTCTTTCAAGGGGAAAATACCCCTTGGAATTTTTTATAAAAAAGAAAGACCCACTTATGAGGAATTGATTCTTGATAGCTCTAACCCATGCAGGGAAGACCTTTATTGTGGTAGAGAAAGAGTTTATGAACTGATTGAAACTTTTTCAAAGTAAAAAAATTAATAATTTGTTTATTTTTTCAGAATATAAGAAAATAGAGGAAGTAATAGAAAAAAGGTTAAAGGAATTCAGGGAAATATGGAAAGAAAAAGATCATATTAAAATTTTTAAGGAATTTCTTTTCTGTCTTTTAACTCCTCAGTCAAAAGCAAAATTTTGTTGGGAGGCTGTTTTAAACCTGGAAAGAAAAAATCTTCTTTTTAATGGTGATTATAATGATATTTTTAATGAACTTGCTAAAGTAAGGTTCAGGAAAAGTAAGACAAAATACATTTTGGAAAACAGGGAAAAATTTTTTAAAAATGGTAATTTTGAAATTGTTAGTATCCTTGAAAATATAAAAGAACCGGAAAAAGTAAGGGAATATCTTGTTAAAAATGT
This region includes:
- a CDS encoding N-glycosylase/DNA lyase, with translation MFIFSEYKKIEEVIEKRLKEFREIWKEKDHIKIFKEFLFCLLTPQSKAKFCWEAVLNLERKNLLFNGDYNDIFNELAKVRFRKSKTKYILENREKFFKNGNFEIVSILENIKEPEKVREYLVKNVKGYGLKEASHFLRNIGFSFELAILDRHILKNLKKEGVIDEIPDNLKKNEYLKIEKKFKEFSYKTGIPLQNLDLFFWWRETGEVFK